The Mus caroli chromosome 9, CAROLI_EIJ_v1.1, whole genome shotgun sequence DNA window TGTGAGTAAGCAAGTAAGCACTTTTGTAGTTAGACttatagttaatttttaaaaaatatagcagCTCAATTTCCAAGTTAATATCTGATAAGCCAGTCTTACCATATCAAAGTTTGGCCATATTTGaggaaccattttttttcctcccctcccctctcctctcttcctttccttttttcactctcttgctcctctcccctctctgcatagccctggctgccctggaactcaccatgtagatcaggctggccttgaactcagagatctacttgcctcagCCTTGtaagtgctgagagtaaaggtaTACACTATCATTTCTAAAAAGAATGTAAATTACTCAAAGTATCAGTCAATACATCATTTAAGTAGCTTGTGGAACAGGAATTCCATCCCATGTTCTATCTTAATCTGCTAATTATGCAAGACATAATTGAAGCATTTCTGAAGTATCACCTTGAATGTTCATTGGAGAGGCATGTTGTCCTTTGTATTAGGTCCTCAGTTATAACCATGTACTTACTTTCCTCCAAAACATGTGTGAAAAATTACTGACTCATAAATCCTGTGTTAAAAATTAAGGTATTGTTTTGAGGCAGCACTGGCGTTTCATGTTAAAGTGTTCCTTGCCTTTGGAACTTTGATCTGAAGACCACTGTGAAGGTCTGTgatggcgcatacctttaattctagcactggagaggcagaggcaggtggatcactgagttcaaggccagcccagtctacagagcaagttccaggacagccagggtatacagagaaaccctatctcggaccccccccccaaaaaaaagactcCTAGGAGCataagtatttatatttattaaaattgatCTGTGACCATGAAAAGCTGTTTGTAATTCTAGGAACCTTTGGAGGTATTTCTGACATTAAATGCAGTGACTTTCCAGCATGGAAGCCTTTCTGAGGTGTGGGTGTTTTAATGTAACATTTCATTCCTGTTGACTGTATTTTAAGTTCTAGTGGCTCTTATGGTGGGCAGTCTAGGTAATGAACATTTCCACCATCATAGAAAATTCTGTTAGATATTGCTGCTCTAGATACTTGAAGAATTTGACCATTAACTTCTCTTTCTAGGAAGCGAGATACCATGCAGAATATTGTACAGATTTTGGAGTCGGTGCAGTTGAAATGGGAACTGTTTCAGAGCTGGACAGACTTCTCAAGGCTCCATCTTTCCAATAAATTGGCCATTTTTGGAATTGGCTATAACACCCGCTGGAAAGAGGATATCCGTTACCATTATGCTGAGATCAGCTCACAGGTGCCCCTTGGCAAGCGTCTTCGGGAGTACTTCAACTCCGAGAAGCCTGAGGGACGGATCATTATGACCCGGGTGCAAAAAATGAACTGGAAAAATGTTTACTACAAGTTTTTAGAGATCACCATCAGTGAAGCGAGGTGCCTAGAGCTGCACATGGAGATTGACTGGATACCCATTGCCCACTCGAAGCCAACCGGGGGCAATGTTGTTCAGTATTTATTGCCAGGAGGCATTCCTAAAAGCCCAGGCCTTTATGCCATTGGCTATGAAGAATGTATTGAGAGGCCTCTCTCACCAGATGTGGAGCACCATGCTCTGGACCCAGGGAAAGAGGGCCGAGTCGACCTGGAGACCCTCTCAGCACAAGCCTCATTACAGGTGGAAGTGGAACCCACCAGGATCATCTACTGCTACCTCGGTATTGCTGAGGTCAGGACTCTGCAGCAGTGCTTGTTTTTACATTTCCAAGCAAATACCAAAACCTTCAGTAAAGATTGGGTTGGTATTAATGGGTTTTTGTCTCAGAACTGTATTGTGGATCCTGGAGTTTCCCCCAAATCCATCTATATCAAATTTGTAGAAGTAGAGAGAGATTTTCTTTCTGCCGGCTCATTAGTTGAGTGTCTGGAAAAAGCCATCGGATACCCCTTAAAATTTAACAACTGAGTGTCATCCTTCATAAGGATTTGGGCTTGTGCAGTCTTGTCCCTTCTTCCCATTACCCAGACTACCCCACGTCCAGATGCTGCCGACGGACTCTTCATGGGAGCTTTTTCCACGATGAGACCAATACAACCTCTAAGAAATCATAGTAGACTCTGGGCAGAAAAAGCAGACCTCACCTGAAATGCTCATTTTGAGCAAGCAGGTCTTGCATGGTGGGTCAGttcttttttacaaaaagaaaacatcgATTTTAAAACTGGTTTTAGAGCCTTGATATAAACAAATGTAGGTACATTCCATATTGGACAAAACTTATACTTTGAGtttcatatgaaattgaaaattgtatttttttcacTGTTTCATTTTTACACATCTCTATAAGTATTATTTACAACCTTGAATAAATAAGCAATAGATAATGGCGAGTAAATCAAGTCACAGTAAATACAGctgtttttaaatattacctTTAGCTACTATTGTATATAATTTAGAATTCATTTTTTCACCGACCAAGTGTTTTACTATTTCCAATCAGTGTTGCCTGCAAAGACTTTTGTTTATGTGATGTACCAACTTTTATGGTTGTGTTGccatttaaacttaaaaaaaaaaaaaattaaaggaattcCTGACTTCTTGGGTGTGCTAGTTGAGCCTTTTGTAGCGGAGTGTGGCTGCACTGTTTGTGGGGATTTGTCTGGCTTTGCTGTAAGAATGGGCAGATAGGCTGTATGTGGCTCATCTAGATGTACAAGGCCTAGGGTTCTATCCCCAAtactggaaagagaagaaaaaggaaggaccAGACCGCCAAGCCCTGCAAATGCactattttctctatatattaaCAATGAAGATAGTACTTTCTTGTCAGTTCCAGAGGTCATTAGAAGTCatattgtatttctttctgtttcttctaacTTTAGTGGTATAAAGACACTTAGATTCTCCATGTTTTTCACTTACTAATTGAGGTAAGTCTGCTAAGTAGTAAAAGGACAAACTTGATGCCTTGATCTTTCTGTgtctaaacaaaagaaaatgaggatCCAGGAAAAATACAATACTAATGCCTTTGAAGAGTGATCCTTGAGAGAAGAAACTGGAAGGTGCCAGTCCATTAGGCAGTGACTCATGCACATTCCTTTTCTGAGACTCCAGTGGGTCAGGTGCCACTCCACGTGGAGGTTAGTACCCTTGGCTAAGAACAGTCGCTGGTGGTCAAGGATTGCAGAACATGGGTAACTCATCTTCAGTGGTTCCTCAACATTGCTCAAGTGTTCTGCTATAAATGGGCAGCAGGTCCAGGTGAGAACCCATAAGCCCTGATTTTCTGTActgttgaaaataaaatcacaagtcAGAAGGTAGTGGTACAGTCTTTTAgtcccagtgtttgggagacaGAGTATGATGGATCTCTTGAATTTGAAGatagactggtctacagagcaagttccaggacagccagggctacacagagagaccttgtctcaaaaaaactaaaaataaaattgcatatttaaaaaaaaaattctgtcctACAACCCTCAAATGAAGACAAACCAGtgattcccctcccccttcttaaTATGATACCATTTGGCTAATTGATGCTTATATGTTTTTTTCAGTGATTTTAACCACAGGGGTGGTCTGTATTCTTTGAATCTAAGCTTAAGAAGTTACCTCTTTTTCTAATGTAAGCTGCTAAAAATAGGTGCCACTTCAGGGAGAGTATAAATACCCAGGTACTGTCAGCACTGCACCTGCTCTTAGTGTGTGCAGCATTTGTACGTGGGGGCCTTGGGAGATTCTTGTGGGTTTCCTCTTTGGTTCTCAGGCGAGGATGCACTGATGGTGGGTCATACATGGTCATTCATGGTCACCAGTGCTGAAACAAACATAGTCACAGGCAGAACAAACATTACCAGGAACACTGCATGGCCCCTCCAATGTGACCACTGACCAGTCCAGAATTATCATTAATAGTTGCTGAACTTACCTACGTGTATCCCTTTCCTTCACTAGTTAATAGATGGGGCACAATATTTTAGAAACAGTTGGTGAGGACTTTTTAGACCTGCATAAttgggagtgtggccttgttagactCCTGTGACCAAGATGGAGGGCAAAGATATGATCAAGCCTGAGTTTCCGAGTGGCTTGAAATGGGCTAAAGGTCAGGGAAGAGGACAAAACTGAGCTTTGGGAAATGGAGGCTTGTGAGGACAGTGGCTTGCTGATAGGAATATCCTATCTGACCAGAGATTCTAGAAAAGAAGACAATAGGCTGTCAGGTAAATTGACATTGAGCATTGTCTCAGACAAGGGGACTGCCTAAGACCTTAAGCCTTGTAACAGatccaggagggagagaggcccTTTTAGTCAAGCTTTGTTTTCACTTCTGGAAAATTCTTAAgttaaattgtttttatgtttgtgagtgttttgcctccgtgtatgtatatgtacctacCACATGCGTGGAGGTCAGAAGCATCAGGTTCCCTAGTATtggaattatggatggttgtaaaccaccatgtggatgctgtgaattgaaccttTGTCCTTTGCAAGACCAACACGTCCTCTTGACCGGtgtgagacatctttccagcccaaataTAAATTCTTTCTAAGATCTTACATGAAGTGTGGTTGACAGAAACCTATGATGAACCTTCCTTGCACTCATCGAATGTTTAGGTTTTGACTTCCTCAGGGTCAGAGTGGTTAGAATAGGGGTCAATGAGGAAAATTCAGGGGTAAAAGCCTGCAAATTCTTCTGTGCCATAAGACAGTCACTCTCCTTGGGTCCTTGGCTGATTTTGTACTAGAGATTTTGGGAAGCAGCTCCTGGGGCAAGGATGGACACACCTGTGTCATCAGAAGCTTCAGTGTCACTAGGCAAGAGCCAAAGCTTTGTACTTCCTTTTCCTGGGAGGAGTTATTCATTTGGAGTGACAACGTGGTCCAGGCAACAGATGAAGGGTGTTTGAAAGAGGTACTTatggactggagacatggctttgGGGTTAAGGGTAAGGATCTTCCAGAGCATTGGGGTTTGATTGCATCTGCTCATATGGCAGCTCAGaatccaggggatccgacaccctcttctggcctctacaggcactgcacacgtggtgcagacacatgcaggcccatacacactttaaaaaaaatgtttttagtattCTCAAATCTAGAAAAATCGGATCGGCAAGGAAAACCAAGACAGCCCATCCCCAACACCACCTTTTGACAGTCCAAAGTTTGAAAGCTGAGCTGCCAAAGAGGTAGATTCCATAGATGTCAGGAGCCGTCTAGTGTTTGTATAGGCATTTCGTAGAGCCACTGCATGACTGGTATTTGAAGAGGAGCCAGGCTGGCTGCACTAGGAAGAAGCCGCAGGGGCTCTTTAGGTAGGAAAAGCCATTGCACAACTCTGGAGCTGATGGGGTGTGTAGAGATGAGGAGGCCAGGCTGCCTCTACTGCCTGACAGTTCTGCTCCCTCGGAACAGGCCACGTCAGACATCCGTGGCTATGCCTTCTGCCCTGCACAGTGAAGCCCTGCCCAAATACTTgaagcatatttttatttattggctGTTAGGCTGGAACCGGTGGATTCCCTGCTGAAGCAGCCCGGGCCATCAGGGGGCGCAGAGGTGCcgccaccccccgcccccaatgacatgggtggggtgtggggttgAAATTAAATTCACAGCGGAAAGATCTAGTCCTGGGAATTAAAGGATCAGAACTGGCCTAAGCCGTTCACTACATGATGGGTGGTTGCGAAGACACCAGCGGCTGTACAGAAGGGAAGGAAATTATTTATATCCCGTCCTCCTGCagctgctccctcctccctggtCAGCATTAAGCCTGTGActgttgcctcagtttcctgctcaTCGCCCTTGTACCAGGTCTTCCGTGTTTTCAACAGTGAGACAAAGGTCCGAGACTCCCCCAGACCCCCATACACTCCGCCTTGGGCCTCGGTTTCTGGAACTCTGGAGAACCAGCCCCTCTCTCGCCTTAGGAGCAGGAAGGCCTGTGGCGTCAGGGCTATGTTGGATGTCTTCCCCAGAAGCCTCGGGCCTGAACCGGGCGGAGACGGATGGGGGCTAATAAAGTTCGAATCCCCATTTCAGCGGCTGCTCCTGACCCACCTGAACCCACACTACACAACGTGGGGGCTCCCCTCTTCCTCCGAGAAGGCTGCTCTGCTTTGATTCGGGATGCGGCACGCCAGGCTTGGAGCGGCCGTTCTGGACCCAGATACAGGGCTTTTATTGTCGGGTCGGGGTCCCTTAAATTTAGGTTAGTTCCCCCATTCCTCCTTTTTCACCCTCTATTCCTGACACCTGCCCGGGAGGTATGAGGTAGAGGCCGCCGGATCTGGCTGTTTGAGTCTGGGGAGAGCTCTCTTCCCCCGCTGCGGGTCACTAGCGCGCCGCGCCCGGCAGGACGGTGACCTCTCCACCCCTTTGAATGCCCCGCCCACTGTCCAGTCGgtctccaccccacctccccatccgCACACCCGCTGACTTGGGTTGGAGCCACCCTGGTCAGTAGCCTGGTTCCTGTACACATTCGGGTTGCTGCCGCTCACCCACAACACCTGTAGACACTGTGTGTCCAACTCTCCCTGAGTACTCCGGGCCAAGGAGGGCCATGATTCTTCAGGCTGGAACCCCCCAGACCAGCTTGCTGCGGGTTTTGTTCCTGGGACTGAGTACCCTTGGTGAGTCAAACACCGGGTCTGGAGGGGCTTTGATCAGGTAAATCTGATCCTAGGGGAGGACTTTAGAGAGTGGGTTTGAAGGGACTTTTGTTTGACATTCTTGTCTTTCCTCATTACTCTCCACTTCTGGGCATCACTGGTTGGTGCTACACTTTCTGCCTTCTATGGCTAGAACGGCTTCCAGctttggtgtggtgtgtggtgttgGGGAGGGGGATAAAGGCATCTCCAGCCAAGACCTCTGGGATGAGTTAAGGCAGTTATTCCTGTCTACTCTCTACCCCCACTCATCACAGCTGGATAAGCTGAGGCACTGGATGAGACAGTGACTAAAGGCTTAAGGACTTAGTTCCAGtccccccctcccctcacccctcatTCAAGCTGATGTGAAAGATCCCCGAGGGAATGCCTGGTCCTCAGCCTTGACGCAAGTACTTCAAGCAGTACTTCACGTCCCAGCATTTCCCCACCaagctcttttctttccttcctgcttcctgccctggaaATCAAAGGAGATGCCCCCAAAGCCTGACCATGAGGTCATTTGGACACAGGAAATTCGGGAAGAGGTCAGTTGCTCAGACTCCAGCACACAGCACATTTTCAGGTCTACCATCGTCCTTATCTTTTCTCAGATCCAAAGGAACAAGGAAAATAGGGAGAGGGTGTCAAAGGGTCCAAGAGAAGGGGACCTCGTGAAGCAAGTGTTTGGATGAGCTTCCCAGGACAACTATCTTAAGCAGGAGCTGGAGGTGGCCCACCCAGTACTATATctggagagaaatgactcagtaggAACTAAGTCCTTATAAGCTATTCCCCAGGCTGTTTTGCTCTCTGGGTTTAGAATCCTAGCTTTAACTTCTTCCTTGGGCTAGAGGATGTCAGAGCAAGTAAGACCTGGAAGAATGTAGAGTAGATTCAGTGACATTGATGGGGATCTCCCTGCTCCCACCCTTGGTTTCTTTCAGCCTGGTCTGTGTCCTAGTGGTATTGAGGGAATGAGATCTTAAGGTTCTCAGATATGAGTCTCACGAGCTTCTGCGCCCTTCCCTCCAAAGCTTGGAGTGTTTCCTGTTCCTTCAGCTTCTCAGCTCTGCTTTTGCACCTTCAACCtcagcttctgtttcttttctgcatTCTTCCTCAACTTGGCCCTTACTGTGTTGGAGAGGGCAATGTCAGCCTCCAAGCAAGGGAGGAAAAACCTATATTGGCTATCTGAACATCACAGGCATCCTCTGTAGGTCACCCGTGgcccctcctttttctctttcagcttttgagtttggttttgtcatatcAAAGATCCAGAGCCTAAAATGCTACTAATAATGCCACGAAGGCTGCCCTTCTTGGCCTCTGGAGGGTTAAATGCTCTCACTTCTGCTCCTGGGGAAGGCACaaggcaacccccccccccatgtgatCTTTCGTGGCTCAGAACTGCCCCTGGAGCGTGAGAAGCCCACAAGGGGAGTTtctcagagaaagagggaaactaaAAATAGTAGCCCTGGGGAGAAGGGCCCATTCGCTCTGCTTAGGTCCTTggcctgctctctccctctgGTCTCAGATTGGGCTGAACGATGCTATTCTTGAGCAGTCCTTCACTGGAACCCAGGAACTCCCCATTTTTCTCCTTGCGGCACCCAGTCACAAAAAGGTTTGATCAGTTAGGGGATTCTTCCGTTCCAAGTGACTCTAGAGCAGAGAGCTGGGAAATCCCAGGAGTCCCTTGCTCACCTTGAAGCAAGGGTGTCCACTGCTGCAACTCATCTCCCACTCCCAGCCCCTGCCTCTCGCTTTGCAAACTGCAAGTGCAATACCTGGAAGAGGCAGCTAGAGCGCTCTTGGGGAGGGAAGCTGAAGTCTATCTGATAAGACATTTTTCCCTCCTTACTGGCCTTACCCCAAGAAGGCTAGGAAGGTGCGCCTGGCGGTAGCGGAACAACCTGCAGGCAGAGTCTCTGGAGGGAAGTGGACCTTCTCAAGGCGGGGTTGTTTTTGCCTGCAGAGCCTCCGGTCTAACAGCCCGGCTTCATTGTCTTCTACCTTATCGGCGGGCGCAAGTTTCCTGCTCCGACTGCAGGGACCCGCCAGGAAATGTCAGGGGTGGGGGATGCCACGAAAGACAAGGAATAGGGTGGGAGCCTTGGTTAAGACGCGGCCGGGAAGCGATGGGGGAGGCGCGCATCCTGGCTCGGTAGGGTTCTAAGTCTCCCCAGCCTTCCGATTGGCTTTGCCGGCGCAGATGGTCTGGAGCCTCCGAGCCTCGGCTGCCCGCTCACCTTCTCCAAGGTGGCAGCTTGTCCTGCGTGCAGAGTGCTATGATCCAGGAAGAGCAGGGCCCAGGAAGAGAGCTGCTGGTGTCCCCAGGCTCGGCTTTGTGCTAACCCAAAGTTATTCCCAAAAGGCTTTAGCACTCCACGCCCTCTTGCATCTCCGAAGGGCGGAAAGCAAGTGTTCTTGGCACTGGAGTGTCATCAGTGTCCCCCTAACCAAAAGGGacactccctttcccctccccaacACATGCTGGGGAAGCTTTTTGTACTTGTGGGAAAAATGTCCTTAACTCTCATCCTGAAACTTCCTACAATTCAGTGGCATTTCGCTTTGATAGTCAGGACCCCCAAAAGTGTTCTTGAGGGTTTGGCTGAGTCTCAGGCGTGCGTTTCCCTAGGGCAGCCGACTCATTGGGACTGAGCCGAGGCCTGGGATTTTTCTAGTCACCAGCAGGCGCTGGAGCTGGGGAGCACAGGATGCTGGCTCTCAGAGTTCAGAGGGAGCCGCGAGGTTAATGAGTAACTACGTAGCGATCTGCCATCCCGTTGCGAGCTCGGGCTTGAAGAGTCTGGGTGACCTGGGCTGGCATCTCCATTCTCCCTTGCCACCAAGGAGACCGGAGGAGCAAATGTGTGCCTTGGGGGTGTGGGTCAAAAACAGGTCTGCTTTCCCTTCTGGAATCGCCCTTCTGGAGGTGAATCTGCTCAGACTCTGTACCTCAGGATTAGAATGAATATATAGAAATGTGGTTCCGTCCCTACTCTGAACACTAGATGTCGGAGTGAGGAGAAGCAGGACCCTGGGAAAGAGGTCTCTGGGCCACGTCTCCAGGCTTTGTTCTCCAGGCTTTGTCCTCCAGGGACAGGTTTTCCCCTCAAGCGACGGAAGTTAGGCAGGCTCCTTCGGCTGACTAGGGATCCCACCCTAGGAGCTTACgacctccttgctctctctttcaGCTGCCTTCTCCCGAGCTCAGATGGAGTTACACGTGCCCCCGGGCCTCAACAAATTGGAGGCGGTAGAGGGAGAAGAAGTGGTGCTCCCTGCCTGGTACACGATGGCACGGGAGGAGTCGTCGTCCCACCCCCGGGAGGTGCCCATCCTGATTTGGTTCTTGGAACAAGAAGGGAAGGAACCAAACCAGGTGAGGGGAAAATCTTAGCCAATGACAACTGAGGGGTGTAGGGATGAGCTGGCAGAGAATATAGGGAAGAGAAGATGGCCTTATCAGTGTTGGTTCTCATTGTGGATCCCAGTACACAAAACTGAGGTAAAAGtgccagtgggggtggggtggggtggggtggggtggggcagggcctAGGGTGAGACTGAGGATAGAAGAAACACCGTGTGATTAAAACAAAccctttttcttttatggtcTCATCCTATATacccagctggcctcaaaactcacagagacatgtctgcctctgcttcctgagtgctgagattaaaggcagggGACACCGACCCTGCATCACCAACTTAAAAAGCTTCCCATGCTGTGTGCTGACATCTTCTGGGCTTGAGATTGTCAAGTACAGGCCACATCTCTTCCTGGATCCATCTGCCATTatcagccctcctcctcctcctcatgttTGTGTAGAGTGGGCTTGTACAGGCCATGGTGCTAGTACGGAGTTCAGAGATAAACTTTCAGGAGTCACTTTCCTTCTATCTTTATGTGacttccagggactgaactcagatcatcagccttggtggcaatgcttttttttttttttgccccccaacagtgagccatcttgccagccccaaaccCCTAAATTCTTTCTATCTGTGAAAGACAGTATGGGTCCCTGCCATTACTTGG harbors:
- the Msantd2 gene encoding myb/SANT-like DNA-binding domain-containing protein 2 isoform X3, whose product is MEDYSQEDWGNHSQELHGYPTDQELDEMPVSKRTLKIKQESSEEAQKRDTMQNIVQILESVQLKWELFQSWTDFSRLHLSNKLAIFGIGYNTRWKEDIRYHYAEISSQVPLGKRLREYFNSEKPEGRIIMTRVQKMNWKNVYYKFLEITISEARCLELHMEIDWIPIAHSKPTGGNVVQYLLPGGIPKSPGLYAIGYEECIERPLSPDVEHHALDPGKEGRVDLETLSAQASLQVEVEPTRIIYCYLGIAEVRTLQQCLFLHFQANTKTFSKDWVGINGFLSQNCIVDPGVSPKSIYIKFVEVERDFLSAGSLVECLEKAIGYPLKFNN